In Paenibacillus sp. 1781tsa1, one DNA window encodes the following:
- a CDS encoding family 78 glycoside hydrolase catalytic domain yields MEHILSTGGRDLPTERKESAVQTEAFTWHASWIWGEGEDWPRNEWRCFRREFEWHHGDHGSAEVTITADARYVLYVNGVLCGRGPNRSWPFELNYHVHEVGHLLHSGRNTLAVLVISYGVATFAYLPGRGGLLAQLESVRDEADGGYLRRELIVGTDASWQTALHDGYEQRSARMSCQLGFAEQVDARCWNDRWQGVETLSLEEQGIWTPARIIGTPGDAPWECLVANDIPELTEQEVWPVRVESLKEASLVSWTHVLDVREAMEPASRMHANPVSFAGYVAAVIRASSEAEAVVGFFSAFHALRGITLNGSYYPASDMEGERPRRLQRVRLRQGENLLLIELAGQDHGGGLHFGIDCDLPFTVVSPFEDAPMSNTPFVLIGPFATLVHIDHQPDRDPIRAYQGFGGNQPLDEKAFPDADAYLRCRSLASVPELAPFRSWMKPFPERLSSEASIFASSIWKMQEQPRPVPADLQQVCVANRQPAIVPTSSGGRSTELILDFGREWSGYLRFEVDAGEGTVIDAYGFEYMDGDWRQDTFGVDNTLRYVCREGRQRYESPIRRGLRYLMLTIHGNTRPVRLFGISLVQSNYPVAEIGRFHSSDAILNDIWEISKHTTLLCMEDTFVDCPTYEQVFWVGDSRNEALVNYYVFGATDIVKHCLQLVPGSNRQSPLYVNQVPSGWSSVIPNWTFFWVTACLEYVRHTGSRDFAAKIWPKVKFTLDHYISHIDARGLLFIEAWNLLDWAPLEQPNDGTVTHQNAIFARTLADAAQLAELAGCAEDSPYYCSASERVTRAINSYLWSEDRQAYVDCIHADGSLSRTYSMQTQVMALVTGIAANERKEKLNAYLTSPPEDFVAIGSPFMTFFYYEALVMNNKTDLMLRDMREKFGEMVKHEATTCWEMYPGFAENRPNPKYLTRSHCHAWSAAPGYFLGTSVLGVRPIADGWTRVKVAPQPGHLQWAKGAVPLPGNGRIDVKWEIREEDGSESTFHLEVCAPKEIAVVMEAPEGYRPVLVHRTL; encoded by the coding sequence GTGGAGCATATTTTATCGACTGGCGGGAGGGATCTGCCGACGGAACGGAAAGAGAGCGCTGTTCAGACGGAAGCATTCACGTGGCATGCCTCATGGATCTGGGGAGAAGGCGAGGACTGGCCGCGCAACGAATGGCGTTGTTTTCGCCGGGAATTCGAATGGCATCATGGGGACCATGGAAGCGCCGAGGTAACCATCACAGCAGATGCCCGATATGTGTTATATGTCAACGGAGTGCTGTGCGGAAGAGGACCCAATCGCTCTTGGCCTTTTGAACTTAACTATCACGTGCATGAAGTGGGCCATCTGCTGCATTCCGGTCGTAATACGCTGGCTGTACTTGTTATCAGCTATGGTGTAGCTACGTTTGCGTATTTGCCGGGAAGGGGCGGGCTTCTCGCTCAACTGGAGTCCGTTCGCGATGAGGCTGATGGGGGTTACCTGAGAAGAGAACTTATTGTGGGTACGGATGCATCCTGGCAGACCGCTCTGCATGACGGATATGAACAAAGGTCGGCACGCATGTCCTGTCAGCTTGGCTTTGCCGAACAGGTGGATGCTCGCTGCTGGAATGATCGTTGGCAGGGAGTTGAAACCTTGTCGCTCGAAGAGCAAGGCATTTGGACTCCTGCCCGCATCATCGGCACGCCTGGGGATGCGCCATGGGAATGTTTGGTTGCAAATGATATTCCGGAACTGACGGAGCAAGAAGTATGGCCTGTCCGAGTGGAATCATTGAAAGAAGCATCTCTTGTGTCCTGGACGCATGTGCTTGATGTACGTGAAGCGATGGAGCCGGCAAGTCGGATGCACGCCAATCCGGTATCCTTTGCCGGCTATGTCGCAGCGGTCATTCGTGCAAGTAGCGAAGCCGAAGCAGTTGTCGGATTTTTCAGCGCGTTCCATGCTCTTCGTGGCATCACGCTTAACGGCTCATATTATCCTGCATCAGATATGGAGGGAGAACGGCCGCGCAGGCTTCAGCGGGTTAGGTTGCGGCAGGGGGAGAATCTGCTGCTGATCGAGCTGGCAGGGCAGGATCATGGCGGAGGACTGCACTTTGGAATCGACTGCGATCTTCCGTTTACGGTTGTGTCCCCATTCGAAGATGCGCCCATGAGCAACACACCATTTGTCCTGATTGGTCCGTTTGCCACCCTTGTGCATATCGACCACCAGCCCGATCGCGATCCCATCCGTGCATATCAGGGCTTTGGCGGCAATCAGCCTCTGGACGAGAAGGCATTTCCGGACGCCGATGCATATCTGCGATGCCGCAGCTTGGCTTCCGTCCCTGAACTTGCTCCATTCCGCAGCTGGATGAAGCCATTTCCCGAGAGGCTTAGCTCGGAAGCTTCAATCTTTGCGTCCAGCATCTGGAAGATGCAGGAGCAGCCGCGTCCCGTTCCTGCGGACTTGCAGCAGGTATGCGTCGCCAATCGGCAGCCGGCAATCGTGCCGACAAGCTCTGGCGGAAGGAGCACGGAGCTGATTCTGGACTTTGGCCGCGAATGGTCAGGCTATCTGCGATTCGAGGTCGATGCGGGGGAAGGTACCGTCATCGACGCGTATGGCTTCGAGTATATGGACGGCGACTGGCGACAGGATACCTTTGGTGTGGATAATACGCTTCGCTACGTATGCCGCGAAGGCAGACAACGCTACGAATCGCCGATTCGGCGCGGACTTCGTTATCTCATGCTTACCATACACGGGAATACGAGACCAGTACGGCTGTTCGGCATTAGCCTTGTCCAAAGCAATTATCCGGTGGCAGAGATCGGCCGATTCCATAGTTCGGACGCGATCCTGAATGACATTTGGGAGATCAGCAAGCATACTACCCTACTGTGCATGGAAGATACATTTGTAGATTGTCCCACGTATGAACAGGTATTTTGGGTTGGCGACAGCCGTAATGAAGCGCTCGTGAACTACTATGTATTCGGTGCAACAGATATCGTAAAACATTGTCTGCAGCTTGTTCCGGGATCAAACCGGCAATCGCCGCTCTATGTGAATCAGGTGCCTAGCGGCTGGAGCAGCGTGATTCCAAACTGGACGTTTTTCTGGGTCACTGCTTGCTTGGAATATGTCCGTCATACAGGAAGCAGAGACTTTGCAGCGAAAATCTGGCCAAAGGTAAAGTTCACGCTCGATCACTATATCTCACATATCGATGCCAGAGGACTATTGTTCATTGAAGCCTGGAATCTGCTGGACTGGGCACCATTGGAGCAGCCGAACGACGGAACGGTCACCCATCAAAATGCGATATTTGCGCGCACGCTGGCAGATGCGGCCCAATTGGCCGAATTGGCAGGTTGCGCAGAAGACAGCCCATACTACTGTTCCGCATCGGAAAGAGTAACCCGCGCCATAAACAGTTATCTATGGAGTGAGGATCGGCAGGCTTATGTGGACTGCATCCATGCCGATGGCTCTCTTTCCCGCACCTATAGTATGCAGACGCAGGTGATGGCGCTGGTTACCGGTATTGCAGCTAATGAGCGAAAGGAGAAGCTCAACGCGTACTTAACATCGCCACCTGAGGATTTTGTAGCTATAGGAAGTCCGTTCATGACGTTCTTCTATTATGAAGCGCTAGTGATGAACAACAAGACAGATCTAATGCTCCGGGACATGAGAGAGAAGTTTGGGGAAATGGTGAAACATGAGGCGACTACTTGCTGGGAGATGTATCCGGGATTTGCCGAGAATCGGCCTAATCCGAAATACCTGACACGCAGTCATTGTCACGCCTGGTCGGCAGCACCAGGTTACTTTTTGGGAACATCCGTGCTCGGGGTTCGCCCGATTGCAGACGGTTGGACCCGAGTTAAAGTTGCCCCCCAGCCTGGCCATCTGCAATGGGCAAAAGGAGCTGTACCTCTGCCTGGCAACGGAAGGATCGACGTGAAATGGGAGATTCGGGAAGAGGACGGTAGCGAGTCCACGTTTCATTTGGAAGTATGTGCTCCGAAAGAAATTGCAGTTGTGATGGAAGCACCTGAAGGATACCGACCAGTACTGGTACACAGGACATTATGA
- a CDS encoding glycoside hydrolase family 2 protein yields the protein MTHISYYRSDESKRFLDEVQDEAYARSSLHGDAWVEMDSRIPIRCTTDKVHISIASRHADAEPSADFTYANHHNVRNSAYQKTLLLSGIWRMKGGEAADHGDPAPATGWYGRKARTSEGMRERWYEPTHDRSDWLEVSVPTTVQQALVDQELLEDPHWNTNTIDELENHGMPEETPVWFRRTRVECMEWWFATSFELPEEWVGDRLSLQFDGIDYSGTVFLNGASLGHHQGMFGGPIHDITDLVRCDKSNVVVVRLDPAPQSWNGLMKPSPGFGWHYGHLISLGIWKDVQVVAEPDIALLDPYVVTLSHTSDEAVLHLEFTAESSLVEQVELSIKGCIRSKKSKTGVNSIDPDNLTFCQRDTLFTYSIEVPYGRSKFSTVVRLTDPEVWWPTGYGEQPLYELVLSGSNSGPINVGEAHTSFGIRTIEMRPMNDVAPETEYRWQFVINGEPMFIKGANWCWPDAMLDHQNGQYERLLELARRGNVQMLRAWGGGLVESDEFYNLCDEKGIMVYQEFPLCWGPPDSPLTDLGVIDRQTTISVKRLRNHPSLIMWGGGNENGNHGGADEGLFLVGKRCRGYDPSRPFHRTDPWGGSVHNWNVYHGGESLDEATLAMPSVFYGEFGIPSQTNVSSCLRYMPEEALASFPPTEDSRGWKAHFHQFGLKDVIKVMRYAAYGPIRNWQDYITYSQTAQGDAVRLTADLQRAGTGRDKSGFWYYKFTDCFPGHSWAVVDYYGTAKLSYYRAKQASRPQNAFITCTKLDAWQPDEIFRAALHVVNDSRNALINAAIQVSMYDSQLTEMMKWNYPALTVKTGLASCIDQLEVTLPEESAIRPFLIVVTLHESNGDLVSDQWYWFNAQPKTPELITFEREHRHQANEYPGDEAKQAFALYAERSDAPLRELPRTALEWSVETQDQSGFIVIRNMGNVPAIRVMIHHFPDEWSCYLDDNDFGLLAGEERRIPFEIGPDVILDGITVSAWNALEISRIGVSITSKSC from the coding sequence ATGACACACATCTCATATTACCGTTCGGATGAAAGTAAACGCTTTCTAGACGAAGTTCAGGACGAGGCCTACGCCCGCTCCTCGTTGCATGGGGATGCATGGGTGGAGATGGACAGCCGCATTCCAATCCGCTGTACGACAGACAAAGTGCACATTTCAATAGCATCCCGCCATGCCGATGCAGAGCCATCAGCTGATTTCACATATGCCAATCACCACAACGTTCGCAATTCTGCCTACCAAAAAACATTACTTCTGTCCGGAATCTGGCGAATGAAGGGAGGCGAGGCGGCTGATCATGGAGATCCGGCGCCTGCAACGGGCTGGTATGGACGAAAAGCCCGGACGAGTGAAGGCATGCGGGAACGCTGGTACGAACCGACTCACGATCGAAGCGATTGGCTGGAAGTCAGCGTGCCCACAACGGTACAACAAGCGCTGGTTGATCAGGAACTGCTCGAAGATCCCCACTGGAATACTAATACGATCGATGAACTGGAGAATCACGGCATGCCTGAAGAGACCCCCGTCTGGTTCCGCAGGACACGCGTGGAATGCATGGAATGGTGGTTTGCTACATCATTTGAACTGCCTGAAGAATGGGTGGGAGACCGACTTTCCTTGCAATTCGACGGGATCGACTACTCGGGCACCGTATTTCTCAATGGCGCATCACTGGGACATCATCAGGGCATGTTTGGCGGCCCGATTCATGACATTACAGACTTGGTTCGATGTGATAAATCCAATGTGGTTGTCGTTCGACTGGACCCAGCACCTCAAAGTTGGAACGGCCTGATGAAGCCCAGTCCGGGCTTTGGCTGGCATTATGGACACCTGATTTCACTCGGCATCTGGAAAGATGTACAGGTGGTGGCCGAACCGGACATAGCTTTGCTTGATCCGTATGTTGTAACCCTGTCCCACACCTCGGATGAAGCTGTGCTTCACTTGGAGTTTACGGCTGAGAGCAGTCTCGTTGAGCAAGTGGAATTATCCATCAAAGGGTGTATCCGGTCGAAGAAATCGAAAACGGGTGTGAATTCAATTGACCCCGATAACCTGACATTTTGCCAAAGGGATACCCTTTTTACGTATTCCATTGAAGTGCCATATGGTCGCAGCAAATTCAGTACCGTAGTCAGACTGACTGATCCCGAGGTTTGGTGGCCGACGGGTTACGGGGAACAGCCTCTCTATGAGCTTGTGTTATCTGGATCCAATTCTGGGCCCATTAACGTTGGCGAAGCTCACACGTCTTTTGGCATCCGTACGATTGAAATGCGTCCTATGAACGATGTAGCACCGGAAACGGAATATCGCTGGCAGTTTGTCATCAATGGCGAGCCAATGTTCATCAAAGGCGCGAACTGGTGTTGGCCTGATGCCATGCTTGACCATCAGAATGGGCAGTATGAACGACTGCTGGAGCTCGCCCGCAGAGGAAATGTGCAGATGCTCCGGGCATGGGGCGGCGGCTTGGTGGAAAGTGACGAATTTTATAATCTGTGTGATGAAAAAGGCATTATGGTCTATCAGGAATTCCCGCTCTGCTGGGGTCCGCCCGATTCACCACTGACGGACCTTGGCGTTATAGACCGCCAGACCACAATTTCAGTAAAACGGCTCAGAAACCACCCTTCCTTGATCATGTGGGGGGGCGGCAATGAGAATGGCAATCATGGCGGTGCAGATGAAGGATTATTTTTGGTCGGAAAAAGATGCCGCGGATACGATCCGTCCCGTCCGTTCCATCGAACCGATCCATGGGGCGGAAGTGTGCATAACTGGAACGTATATCACGGGGGTGAATCCCTGGATGAGGCAACGTTAGCGATGCCATCGGTGTTTTACGGCGAATTCGGCATTCCAAGTCAGACCAATGTTTCAAGCTGTCTGCGCTATATGCCGGAAGAAGCGTTAGCGTCATTTCCTCCAACGGAAGATAGCAGGGGTTGGAAAGCGCATTTTCACCAGTTCGGTCTGAAGGATGTCATTAAAGTCATGCGCTACGCGGCGTACGGACCGATCCGCAACTGGCAGGACTACATCACGTATTCTCAGACCGCTCAAGGTGATGCGGTTCGACTGACCGCTGATTTACAGAGGGCGGGAACAGGAAGAGATAAGAGCGGCTTCTGGTACTACAAATTCACGGATTGTTTTCCCGGACATTCGTGGGCGGTGGTCGATTATTACGGAACAGCCAAGCTTTCCTATTATCGTGCCAAACAGGCTTCACGTCCGCAAAATGCCTTTATCACCTGCACCAAACTGGATGCGTGGCAGCCAGATGAGATATTCCGCGCAGCACTGCATGTCGTGAACGATTCGCGTAACGCTCTTATCAATGCAGCTATCCAAGTCTCGATGTACGACAGTCAATTAACCGAGATGATGAAGTGGAATTATCCGGCTCTAACCGTGAAGACCGGGCTGGCGAGCTGCATCGATCAACTGGAAGTCACGTTGCCGGAAGAATCAGCAATTCGGCCGTTCTTGATTGTCGTCACGCTTCATGAAAGCAATGGAGATCTTGTGTCCGATCAGTGGTATTGGTTTAATGCCCAGCCGAAGACTCCAGAGCTGATCACTTTTGAGAGGGAGCACCGCCATCAAGCAAACGAATATCCTGGCGATGAGGCTAAGCAGGCATTTGCATTGTACGCCGAACGCTCCGATGCACCGCTGCGTGAACTTCCGCGCACTGCGCTTGAATGGTCTGTAGAGACCCAAGATCAGAGCGGCTTCATTGTCATTCGAAACATGGGAAACGTGCCTGCGATTCGAGTGATGATTCACCATTTTCCAGACGAGTGGAGTTGTTATCTGGATGACAATGATTTTGGATTGCTTGCGGGAGAAGAGAGACGTATCCCGTTTGAAATCGGGCCTGACGTGATACTGGACGGCATTACGGTAAGTGCCTGGAATGCGTTGGAGATATCCCGAATTGGCGTGTCCATCACAAGTAAATCGTGCTGA
- a CDS encoding alpha-L-rhamnosidase, with amino-acid sequence MTSMKNMAETKEKSVSDEWCAKWITRPVVQPHDWNSYQAEVILSVEEGGAAFLFGYHNEGNHCGIELLEPEEDAQQTHVYIYRVEEDVRQTLGRIVLPALHKLPQHLSLKITTEAGEWQVSIDEHYTYRCMAADYEGTIAFRTTDGQKATFRDLKLSGSDGRVLYSNRFYDPKTTHFTTDKISSSGNGLVLEENMLSICEAPLPVDSPLFRKTFELPSSALQARLRIYSVGWYELCINGNRADNRVLAPANSPYSRRMLFDTYDVTHLLQDNDNVLGVWLGNGYHFNYSRWGWKWNQDKAFIMQLDLQFEDGSKRTIITDESWSFASSPILSNDIYDGESYDARQEYIGWDQPGYLENGNWSKAVTAEPPVGKLQANFQPPVVPHNPVEPIAVLKPRPGVGVYDFGQNMAGWVRIQVTGPEGSQVRLRYSELVDEQGNIDPWTNRNAKATDTYILRGEAEERYEPRFTYHGFRYVEVSGETDHLSIQAIPIHADVEPAGSFECSDEGLNQLYSNIRWSYLNNLVSIPTDCCQRDERTPCLMDSAVVEEAGMHHFNMQNYYRKWLGDIEESTTNPDWSGDKVFLPWRLYQHYNDLDILRQRYPSMQAYIDHLHQVWPDHQVKEGFGDWCPPNDDGWENYFHEVELVNTSIYYKITSIVAETALILGLSADHEHYSGLARDINLAFHRHWDVGNGVYSSGSQTAQLLPLAFGMVPIKERASAAKRLVEAIGEHGGHLHTGIYGTRYLIDALADYGYIDVAYELLSKKEYPGFGYQIERGATTLWEQWSEKGGMHSHDHAMFGGISVSFYTRLAGIRPDSPGYKKIWIEPKIPSKLERVSASLRTAHGTIAVAWKKDEAGLHMEVKIPEGTTATFVVPPDMVNAANLRRSHTLNPGQHIFSIPIDTIR; translated from the coding sequence ATGACATCCATGAAGAACATGGCGGAAACGAAGGAGAAATCAGTATCTGACGAATGGTGTGCCAAGTGGATTACGCGCCCGGTAGTCCAGCCTCATGACTGGAATTCATATCAGGCGGAAGTCATTCTCAGCGTGGAAGAAGGCGGTGCAGCATTTCTGTTCGGTTATCATAACGAAGGCAATCACTGCGGTATTGAACTGCTTGAGCCTGAAGAAGATGCACAGCAGACGCACGTGTACATTTACCGCGTTGAAGAAGACGTACGCCAGACTTTGGGGAGGATTGTTTTACCTGCACTGCACAAACTTCCTCAACATCTATCACTTAAGATAACTACGGAAGCCGGGGAATGGCAGGTATCCATCGATGAACATTACACGTATCGCTGCATGGCAGCAGATTATGAAGGAACGATTGCATTCCGGACGACAGACGGGCAAAAGGCAACCTTCCGTGATCTAAAACTCAGCGGGAGTGATGGCCGCGTGCTGTACTCCAACCGCTTTTATGATCCGAAGACGACTCATTTTACCACAGATAAGATTAGCTCTTCGGGGAATGGGCTCGTGCTTGAGGAAAATATGCTGTCGATCTGTGAGGCACCCCTTCCTGTTGACAGCCCTCTGTTTCGCAAAACATTTGAATTGCCGTCGTCCGCACTCCAGGCCAGATTGCGCATCTATTCGGTGGGTTGGTATGAGCTTTGCATCAACGGGAACCGGGCGGACAACCGAGTTCTGGCTCCAGCCAATTCGCCGTATTCCCGCAGAATGCTCTTTGACACCTATGACGTGACCCATCTGCTTCAAGACAACGATAACGTACTCGGCGTGTGGCTCGGGAATGGTTACCATTTCAATTATTCAAGGTGGGGATGGAAATGGAATCAGGATAAAGCCTTTATCATGCAATTGGACCTCCAGTTTGAGGATGGCAGCAAGCGCACCATCATAACGGATGAATCTTGGTCATTCGCGTCAAGCCCGATACTTTCCAATGATATCTATGACGGAGAGTCCTATGATGCACGACAGGAGTACATCGGTTGGGATCAACCGGGATATCTTGAAAACGGAAATTGGTCGAAGGCTGTGACTGCCGAACCACCTGTCGGCAAGCTTCAAGCGAACTTCCAACCTCCTGTTGTACCTCACAACCCGGTCGAGCCCATCGCTGTCTTAAAGCCACGTCCGGGCGTGGGCGTATACGATTTTGGTCAGAACATGGCAGGGTGGGTTCGCATTCAGGTAACAGGCCCGGAAGGCAGTCAAGTGCGGCTGAGATACAGCGAGCTGGTCGATGAGCAAGGCAACATTGATCCCTGGACGAATCGAAATGCCAAAGCAACCGACACTTACATTCTCCGTGGGGAGGCGGAAGAACGTTATGAACCTCGCTTCACGTATCACGGATTCCGTTATGTGGAAGTCAGCGGTGAAACAGATCATCTCTCCATTCAGGCCATTCCGATTCATGCAGACGTAGAGCCGGCAGGCAGCTTCGAATGTTCGGATGAAGGACTCAATCAGCTCTACAGCAATATTCGCTGGTCGTACCTCAACAATCTGGTCAGCATACCCACGGACTGCTGTCAGCGAGATGAACGTACGCCTTGTCTCATGGATTCTGCTGTTGTTGAGGAAGCCGGCATGCACCATTTCAATATGCAGAATTACTATCGCAAATGGCTCGGAGATATTGAAGAAAGCACGACCAACCCGGACTGGAGCGGGGACAAAGTGTTTCTTCCTTGGCGTCTCTATCAGCATTATAACGATCTGGATATTTTACGCCAGCGTTATCCGTCCATGCAAGCATATATTGACCATCTGCATCAGGTATGGCCAGACCATCAGGTGAAGGAGGGCTTTGGGGACTGGTGTCCTCCCAATGATGATGGTTGGGAAAACTACTTCCACGAAGTCGAACTGGTGAATACAAGTATTTACTACAAAATCACGTCCATTGTTGCCGAAACGGCGTTGATCCTGGGCTTGAGCGCAGATCATGAACATTATTCGGGGCTGGCTCGGGATATCAACCTGGCCTTTCATCGCCATTGGGACGTGGGGAACGGCGTTTACAGCAGCGGTTCCCAGACCGCTCAGCTTCTGCCGCTCGCTTTTGGCATGGTGCCGATCAAAGAGCGGGCCTCGGCCGCAAAGCGGCTAGTGGAAGCTATTGGGGAACACGGCGGTCATCTTCATACAGGTATCTATGGCACCAGATATCTCATTGACGCACTGGCGGACTACGGATACATCGATGTTGCCTATGAGCTTCTGAGCAAGAAGGAATATCCCGGGTTCGGATACCAGATTGAGCGCGGAGCCACGACGCTCTGGGAGCAATGGAGCGAGAAAGGTGGCATGCATTCCCATGACCACGCCATGTTCGGGGGCATCAGCGTTTCTTTTTACACGCGACTGGCTGGTATTAGGCCCGACTCACCCGGTTACAAAAAAATATGGATTGAGCCGAAGATCCCCTCCAAGTTGGAAAGGGTGAGCGCATCGCTCAGGACGGCACATGGAACCATTGCGGTAGCATGGAAAAAAGACGAGGCAGGTCTGCACATGGAGGTGAAGATCCCTGAAGGAACTACAGCCACATTTGTCGTGCCTCCTGATATGGTGAATGCCGCGAATCTACGCCGTTCTCACACATTGAACCCGGGACAACACATCTTCTCCATCCCAATCGATACAATCCGATAA